In Dehalococcoidia bacterium, a genomic segment contains:
- the atpD gene encoding F0F1 ATP synthase subunit beta: MAEGKVAQIIGTVVDLEFPPEQLPDLFNAVDLYLEGQAAAEHASELGEGEQQQANVIVAEVQQHLGNNWVRTLAMTSTDGLTRGARAVDTGAPISVPVGPKTLGRLFNVLGEPLDSLGALDGVQTLPIHRAPPSFEEQETSAQILETGIKVIDLIAPFARGGKIGAYGGAGVGKTVTMTELINNIAKQHGGYSVFAGVGERSREGNDLWHEMSESGVLDKTVLVFGQMNEPPGVRLRIALTGLTMAEYFRDVEGRDVLLFIDNIYRYTLAGMEVSALLGRMPSAVGYQPTLATEMGDLEERITSTKKGAITSFQAIYVPADDYTDPGVATTFGHLDAVVALDRAIFARAIYPAVDPLTSFSRLLDPQVVGQEHYDVARGVQQVLQRYKDLQDIIAILGIEELSDDDKQIVGRARRIERFLSQPMFTAEAFTNLPGQYVPLTETVRGFREILDGKHDDLPEQAFYMVGNIDMVVEKARTLRE, encoded by the coding sequence ATGGCAGAAGGCAAAGTAGCGCAGATCATCGGCACCGTCGTGGACCTCGAGTTTCCGCCGGAGCAGCTCCCCGACCTGTTCAACGCCGTCGATCTCTACCTCGAGGGCCAGGCGGCGGCCGAGCACGCCTCCGAGCTGGGCGAGGGCGAGCAGCAGCAGGCCAACGTGATCGTGGCCGAAGTGCAGCAGCACCTGGGCAACAACTGGGTGCGCACACTGGCGATGACCAGCACCGACGGCCTCACACGCGGCGCCCGCGCCGTGGACACCGGCGCGCCGATCTCGGTGCCTGTGGGACCGAAGACGCTGGGCCGGTTGTTCAACGTGCTGGGCGAGCCGCTGGACAGCCTGGGCGCCCTCGATGGCGTGCAGACGCTGCCGATTCACCGCGCGCCGCCCTCGTTTGAGGAGCAGGAGACCTCGGCGCAGATCCTGGAGACGGGGATCAAGGTCATCGACCTGATCGCGCCCTTCGCCCGCGGCGGCAAGATCGGCGCCTACGGCGGCGCCGGCGTGGGCAAGACCGTGACGATGACCGAGCTGATCAACAACATCGCCAAGCAGCACGGCGGCTACTCGGTCTTCGCCGGCGTGGGCGAGCGCTCGCGTGAGGGCAACGACCTCTGGCACGAGATGAGCGAGTCCGGCGTGCTCGATAAGACGGTGCTCGTCTTCGGCCAGATGAACGAGCCGCCCGGCGTGCGCCTGCGCATCGCGCTCACGGGCCTGACCATGGCCGAGTACTTCCGCGATGTCGAAGGGCGCGATGTGCTGCTCTTCATCGACAACATCTACCGCTACACGCTGGCGGGCATGGAAGTCTCGGCGTTGCTGGGCCGCATGCCCTCCGCCGTGGGCTACCAGCCGACGCTCGCGACCGAGATGGGCGACCTCGAAGAGCGCATTACCTCGACCAAGAAGGGCGCGATCACCTCGTTCCAGGCGATCTACGTGCCGGCCGACGACTACACCGACCCCGGCGTGGCCACGACCTTCGGCCACCTGGACGCCGTCGTTGCGCTCGACCGGGCAATCTTCGCCCGCGCCATTTATCCGGCGGTGGACCCGCTGACCTCCTTCTCGCGCCTGCTCGATCCGCAGGTAGTGGGGCAGGAGCACTACGACGTGGCCCGCGGCGTGCAGCAGGTCTTGCAGCGCTATAAAGACCTGCAGGACATCATCGCCATCCTCGGCATCGAGGAGCTTTCGGACGACGACAAGCAGATCGTGGGCCGGGCACGGCGCATCGAGCGCTTCCTCTCGCAGCCGATGTTCACGGCCGAGGCGTTCACCAACCTGCCCGGCCAGTACGTGCCGCTGACGGAGACGGTGCGCGGCTTCCGCGAGATCCTGGACGGCAAGCACGACGACCTGCCGGAGCAGGCGTTCTACATGGTCGGCAACATCGATATGGTCGTCGAGAAGGCGCGCACGCTGCGGGAGTAA
- a CDS encoding HAD family phosphatase codes for MAGAGLAGRKIDAVVFDMDGVLLDSEPLHHETVNALLAEEGATLDLESYLGYVGTTLEDTWGDLVRRFGLKRSFAYYRDRYDAEILRMYAEHSVLLPGAAWLVGELRARGKRLAVASSSRTAWVEACLAGLGLRRQFEVIVTGDMVQRGKPDPEIYRKAAAALGMAPARCLAIEDAPKGVQSAHRAGMAAIAVDTPYTEKLAIPEADARIHTLAQFDLRWLEAAA; via the coding sequence ATGGCGGGCGCGGGCCTGGCGGGCAGGAAGATCGACGCCGTCGTCTTCGACATGGACGGTGTGTTGCTGGACAGCGAGCCGCTGCACCACGAGACGGTCAACGCGCTGCTGGCCGAAGAGGGTGCAACGCTCGATCTGGAGAGCTATCTGGGCTACGTCGGCACCACGCTGGAAGACACCTGGGGCGATCTGGTGCGGCGGTTTGGCCTGAAGCGCTCGTTCGCCTATTACCGCGACCGCTACGACGCCGAGATCCTGCGCATGTACGCCGAGCACTCGGTCTTGCTACCCGGCGCGGCCTGGCTGGTGGGCGAGTTGCGGGCGCGCGGCAAGCGGCTGGCGGTCGCCTCGTCCTCGCGCACCGCCTGGGTCGAGGCCTGCCTCGCCGGGCTGGGGCTGCGCCGGCAGTTCGAGGTGATCGTGACGGGCGACATGGTGCAGCGCGGCAAGCCCGATCCGGAGATCTATCGCAAGGCGGCGGCGGCGCTGGGCATGGCGCCGGCGCGCTGCCTGGCGATCGAGGACGCGCCCAAGGGCGTGCAGTCGGCCCACCGCGCCGGCATGGCGGCAATCGCCGTGGACACGCCGTACACGGAGAAGCTGGCGATTCCCGAGGCCGACGCCCGCATCCACACCCTGGCGCAGTTCGACCTGCGCTGGCTTGAGGCGGCGGCGTGA
- the atpG gene encoding ATP synthase F1 subunit gamma — translation MPSYRQIKRRIRSVQNTAKITNALQLVAASKMRRAQLRAGAAKPYAERLRTVLANLAEQVDAGGEGEATHPLLEQRQGNRVTLVVVSPNRGLSGGLPGNINRRVLQTIREAGTEAQVRAIAVGKKGRDFLVRGGFHVVAAYLDLGDYPSAADVSPIVREVIDDFLGGETDRVLLIYPDFINTATQRPTVRQVLPVEPPDGGEAGEGRPIDYIYEPSAREVLAQLLPRYIEMQIYEAVLQNVASFYSAQMVAMKNATDAANDMVDSLTLAANKARQEQITKELLDIVGGVAALEG, via the coding sequence ATGCCAAGCTACCGGCAGATCAAGCGGCGCATCCGCTCGGTCCAGAACACGGCGAAGATCACCAACGCGCTGCAGCTCGTGGCGGCGTCGAAGATGCGGCGCGCCCAGCTGCGGGCCGGCGCCGCCAAACCGTACGCCGAGCGGCTGCGCACCGTGCTGGCAAACCTGGCCGAGCAGGTCGATGCCGGCGGCGAAGGCGAGGCCACGCATCCGCTGCTCGAGCAGCGGCAGGGCAACCGCGTCACGCTGGTCGTCGTTTCGCCCAACCGCGGCCTCTCCGGCGGCCTGCCCGGCAATATCAACCGCCGCGTGCTGCAGACGATCCGCGAGGCCGGGACTGAGGCGCAGGTGCGCGCCATCGCCGTGGGCAAGAAGGGACGCGACTTCCTCGTCCGCGGCGGCTTTCACGTCGTGGCCGCGTACCTCGATCTGGGCGATTATCCCAGCGCGGCCGATGTCTCGCCGATCGTGCGCGAGGTGATCGACGACTTCCTTGGCGGCGAGACCGACCGCGTGCTGCTGATCTACCCGGACTTCATCAACACGGCCACGCAGCGGCCCACCGTGCGCCAGGTGCTGCCCGTGGAGCCGCCGGACGGCGGCGAGGCCGGCGAAGGCAGGCCGATCGACTACATCTACGAGCCGTCGGCGCGCGAGGTGCTGGCGCAGCTCCTGCCGCGCTACATCGAGATGCAGATCTACGAGGCGGTGCTGCAAAACGTCGCCAGCTTCTACTCGGCGCAGATGGTGGCGATGAAGAACGCCACCGACGCCGCCAACGACATGGTCGATTCGCTGACGCTGGCCGCGAACAAGGCGCGGCAGGAGCAGATCACCAAAGAGCTGCTCGACATCGTCGGCGGCGTGGCCGCGCTGGAGGGCTAG
- the atpA gene encoding F0F1 ATP synthase subunit alpha yields the protein MAVRPDEIASIIKSEIQSFGTQVQQTDVGTVIEAGDGVVRIHGMSGALYGELVEFPQPNGEPISGMALNLEEDSVSAVVLGDYRQIKEGDQARSTGRVAEVPVGEALIGRVVNSLGQPIDGKGPINTTRTRPVERIAPNVVTRSAVNTPVQTGIKVIDATTPIGRGQRELIIGDRQTGKTAVALDTIINQKGGDLICIYVAIGQKDSKVAQTVGALERAGAMEYTIVVVAGAAESAALQYLAPYAGCAMGEEFMEQGKDALIVYDDLSKHAWAYRQMSLLLRRPPGREAYPGDVFYLHSRLLERAAKLSSERGGGSLTALPVIETQANDVSAYIPTNVISITDGQIYLESDLFNAGQRPAMNIGLSVSRVGGNAQTKAMKSVAGLLKSDLAQYNELQAFAQFGTSDLDAATRRQLERGQRAVEVMKQPQYQPLSMPQEVSILFALNNGYLDDVPVEKVHDFEAAFHKFMGSSHPEIADALRSERVLSDDTGKRLRDAVTEFKNTVPY from the coding sequence ATGGCAGTCCGTCCGGACGAGATCGCATCGATCATCAAGAGCGAGATTCAGAGCTTCGGCACGCAGGTGCAGCAGACGGACGTCGGCACCGTGATCGAGGCCGGCGACGGTGTGGTGCGCATCCACGGCATGAGCGGCGCCCTCTACGGTGAACTGGTCGAGTTCCCGCAGCCCAACGGCGAGCCGATCTCGGGCATGGCGCTCAACCTGGAGGAGGACTCGGTCAGCGCCGTGGTGCTGGGCGACTACCGCCAGATCAAGGAAGGCGACCAGGCGCGCAGCACCGGCCGCGTGGCCGAGGTGCCCGTGGGCGAGGCGCTGATCGGCCGCGTGGTCAACTCGCTGGGCCAGCCAATCGACGGCAAGGGGCCGATCAACACGACACGCACACGCCCCGTCGAGCGCATCGCGCCCAACGTGGTCACGCGCTCCGCGGTGAACACGCCGGTGCAGACCGGCATCAAGGTGATCGACGCCACCACGCCGATCGGCCGCGGCCAGCGCGAGCTGATCATCGGCGACCGCCAGACCGGCAAGACGGCCGTGGCGCTGGACACGATCATCAACCAGAAGGGCGGCGACCTGATCTGCATCTACGTCGCCATCGGCCAGAAGGATTCCAAGGTCGCTCAGACCGTGGGCGCGCTCGAGCGGGCCGGCGCGATGGAGTACACGATCGTCGTCGTCGCCGGTGCCGCCGAATCGGCCGCCTTGCAGTACCTGGCGCCGTACGCCGGCTGCGCCATGGGCGAAGAGTTCATGGAGCAGGGCAAGGACGCGCTGATCGTCTACGACGACCTCTCCAAGCACGCCTGGGCCTACCGGCAGATGTCGTTGCTGCTGCGCCGCCCGCCGGGGCGCGAGGCGTATCCGGGCGATGTCTTCTACCTGCACAGCCGCCTGCTGGAGCGCGCCGCCAAGCTCTCATCGGAGCGGGGCGGCGGCTCGCTCACGGCGCTGCCGGTGATCGAGACGCAGGCCAACGACGTCTCCGCCTACATTCCCACCAACGTGATCTCGATCACCGACGGCCAGATCTATTTGGAGTCCGACCTGTTCAACGCCGGCCAGCGGCCCGCGATGAACATCGGCCTCTCCGTCTCGCGCGTGGGCGGCAACGCCCAGACGAAGGCGATGAAGTCGGTCGCCGGCCTGCTGAAGAGCGACCTGGCGCAGTACAACGAGCTCCAGGCGTTCGCGCAGTTCGGCACCAGCGATCTCGACGCCGCCACCCGCCGCCAGCTCGAACGTGGCCAGCGCGCCGTCGAGGTGATGAAGCAGCCGCAGTACCAGCCACTCTCGATGCCGCAGGAGGTCTCGATCCTCTTCGCCCTCAACAACGGCTATCTGGACGACGTGCCGGTAGAGAAGGTGCACGACTTCGAGGCGGCGTTCCACAAGTTCATGGGCAGCAGCCACCCGGAGATCGCCGACGCGCTGCGCTCCGAGCGGGTGCTGAGCGACGACACCGGCAAGCGGCTGCGCGACGCGGTGACCGAGTTCAAGAACACGGTGCCGTACTAG
- the atpH gene encoding ATP synthase F1 subunit delta, whose protein sequence is MPGSRREIAAKRYAEAVFQIARDQGTIDAWARDLQTVGAVFAEPEVLGLLESAKVPQQAKDDVLSRTLAGVSPLALNYARLLVERRRVPLAPQVTDFFRELADAYRGVAQAEVVTAVEIGDAEKQLIARRLGQMTGKQVQIETRVDPSIIGGVVARVGDRLIDGSARTRLLALRRRLEAAR, encoded by the coding sequence ATGCCAGGCAGCAGACGGGAGATCGCGGCCAAGCGCTACGCCGAGGCGGTGTTTCAGATCGCCCGCGACCAGGGCACGATCGACGCCTGGGCGCGCGATCTGCAGACCGTCGGCGCCGTCTTCGCTGAGCCGGAAGTGCTCGGCCTGCTGGAGAGCGCCAAGGTGCCGCAGCAGGCGAAGGACGACGTGCTCAGCCGCACCCTGGCGGGCGTCTCGCCGCTGGCGCTGAACTACGCGCGGCTGCTGGTGGAGCGGCGGCGCGTGCCGCTGGCGCCGCAGGTGACGGACTTCTTCCGCGAGCTCGCGGACGCCTACCGCGGCGTCGCGCAGGCGGAGGTCGTGACGGCGGTCGAGATCGGCGATGCGGAGAAGCAACTGATCGCGCGGCGGCTCGGCCAGATGACGGGTAAGCAGGTGCAGATCGAGACGCGCGTCGATCCGAGCATTATCGGCGGTGTGGTGGCGCGCGTGGGCGACCGGCTGATCGACGGCAGCGCCCGCACGCGGCTGCTGGCGCTGCGCCGGCGGCTGGAAGCGGCGCGCTAG
- the atpF gene encoding F0F1 ATP synthase subunit B yields the protein MSKAFDALGLNIGTLLAFIINFGILLFLLKQFLYGPVLKMLDERRQRIQEALAAADRAAESARESETRVQEQIRQGQIQAQEIVANAQQIAQRIQDDATRQGQERQQQLVTQAQATIRQESEAARADLRREFADLTILAAEKVINQSLDRQAHLRLINEVLESSAGRNGSQN from the coding sequence TTGAGTAAGGCATTCGACGCGCTGGGGCTGAACATCGGCACGCTGCTCGCGTTCATCATCAACTTCGGCATCCTGCTGTTCCTGCTCAAGCAGTTTCTCTATGGCCCCGTGCTGAAGATGCTGGACGAGCGGCGCCAGCGCATTCAAGAGGCGCTGGCCGCCGCCGACCGCGCGGCCGAATCGGCGCGCGAGTCGGAGACGCGCGTGCAGGAGCAGATCCGCCAGGGGCAGATCCAGGCGCAGGAGATCGTCGCCAACGCCCAGCAGATCGCCCAGCGCATCCAGGACGACGCCACGCGCCAGGGCCAGGAGCGCCAGCAGCAGCTCGTCACGCAGGCGCAGGCCACGATCCGCCAGGAGAGCGAGGCGGCCCGCGCCGATCTGCGCCGCGAGTTCGCCGACCTCACCATCCTCGCGGCCGAAAAGGTGATCAACCAGTCGCTCGACCGGCAGGCGCACCTGCGCTTGATTAATGAAGTGCTCGAATCCTCGGCCGGGCGCAACGGCAGCCAGAACTAG
- the atpE gene encoding ATP synthase F0 subunit C: MSDDGMKNIGAGIAIGIGAIGPALGIGNLVAKAMEALGRNPEARPAIQTNMILGLAFAEAIGIYALLVAIIIKFV; encoded by the coding sequence ATCTCCGACGATGGCATGAAGAACATCGGCGCCGGTATCGCCATCGGCATCGGCGCGATCGGGCCGGCGCTCGGCATCGGCAACCTGGTGGCGAAGGCGATGGAGGCGCTGGGGCGCAACCCGGAGGCGCGGCCGGCGATCCAGACCAACATGATCCTTGGCCTCGCCTTCGCGGAAGCGATCGGCATCTACGCCCTGCTGGTCGCGATCATCATCAAGTTCGTGTAG
- a CDS encoding F0F1 ATP synthase subunit A, translating to MRNPKVWIIVLFVLATIVVGFLLAGPQPEISLKAETVFAVGPFNVTNTVIAAYIVTAILVITSYFATRRAALVPSGFYNFVEALVEWMYSVVEEIAGPENGRKFFVVVATIFLFVVSSNYFGLLPIVNSIGVAHRGDHQETGFVWKDAGPIKVIVPHAAEVKEGEQTTSSHADDPNLGGFRPYLRSPNSDANSPLALAIWSAIFVELWGLQALGFRYLGKFFAFPPFARFSPINVFVGALEFLSELIRIISFTFRLFGNIFAGDVLITFISFLAPFVFPVIFYGLETFVGFIQAAVFALLTLVFAVMAVESHDEGEHEAHRTHGEPAEAAAH from the coding sequence GTGCGCAATCCGAAGGTCTGGATCATCGTCCTTTTCGTGCTGGCGACGATCGTCGTCGGCTTCCTGCTGGCGGGGCCGCAGCCGGAGATCTCGCTGAAGGCGGAGACGGTCTTTGCCGTCGGCCCCTTCAACGTGACCAACACCGTGATCGCCGCCTACATCGTCACCGCCATTCTTGTGATCACCTCGTACTTCGCCACGCGCAGGGCGGCGCTGGTGCCCTCCGGCTTCTACAACTTCGTCGAGGCGCTGGTCGAGTGGATGTACTCGGTGGTCGAGGAGATCGCCGGGCCGGAGAACGGGCGCAAGTTCTTCGTCGTCGTCGCCACGATCTTTTTGTTCGTCGTCTCCTCCAACTACTTCGGCCTGCTGCCGATCGTCAACTCGATCGGCGTGGCGCACCGCGGCGACCACCAGGAGACCGGCTTCGTCTGGAAGGACGCCGGGCCGATCAAGGTCATCGTGCCGCACGCGGCTGAGGTCAAAGAGGGCGAGCAGACGACGTCTTCACACGCGGACGACCCGAACCTGGGCGGCTTCCGCCCCTATCTGCGCAGCCCCAACAGCGATGCCAACAGCCCCCTGGCGCTGGCGATCTGGTCGGCGATCTTCGTCGAGCTGTGGGGCCTGCAGGCGCTGGGCTTCCGCTATCTCGGCAAGTTCTTCGCCTTTCCGCCCTTCGCCAGGTTCTCGCCGATTAACGTCTTCGTCGGCGCGCTGGAGTTCCTCAGCGAGCTGATCCGCATCATCAGCTTCACCTTCCGTCTCTTCGGCAACATCTTCGCCGGCGACGTGCTGATCACTTTCATCTCGTTCCTGGCCCCGTTCGTCTTTCCCGTCATCTTCTACGGACTGGAGACGTTCGTGGGCTTCATTCAGGCGGCAGTCTTTGCGCTGCTCACCCTCGTTTTCGCCGTGATGGCCGTTGAGTCGCACGACGAGGGCGAGCACGAGGCGCATCGAACACACGGGGAGCCTGCGGAGGCGGCGGCGCACTGA
- a CDS encoding helix-turn-helix domain-containing protein, with product MLGNTYERQNCSAARALEVVGERWSLLIVRDALFGGLTRFTDFLRSLGLARNVLSARLDSLVEAGVMERSPGEDSPYDEYHLTEKGRDLAAVVIALTGWGDRWAAPDGPPIVFRHDSCGGDVVQQLVCSGCQRILRAEQVDAHPGPGLAAAG from the coding sequence GTGCTTGGAAATACTTACGAACGCCAGAACTGCTCGGCCGCGCGGGCACTCGAGGTGGTCGGCGAGCGCTGGAGCCTGCTGATCGTCCGCGACGCGCTGTTTGGCGGGCTGACGCGCTTCACCGACTTCCTGCGCAGCCTCGGCCTCGCCCGAAACGTCCTCTCCGCCCGGCTGGACAGCCTGGTGGAGGCCGGCGTGATGGAGCGCAGCCCGGGCGAGGATTCGCCCTACGACGAGTACCACCTGACCGAGAAAGGCCGCGATCTGGCGGCCGTCGTCATTGCCCTGACCGGCTGGGGAGACCGCTGGGCGGCGCCCGATGGACCGCCGATCGTCTTCCGCCACGACAGCTGCGGCGGCGATGTCGTGCAACAGCTCGTCTGCAGCGGCTGTCAGCGGATCCTGCGCGCTGAGCAGGTCGACGCGCATCCCGGACCGGGCCTGGCGGCGGCGGGCTAG
- a CDS encoding SDR family NAD(P)-dependent oxidoreductase → MTITDRAVLVTGANRGIGQALVEEALRRGARRVYAGTRQPLVHPDTRVTPLLLDVTNAAQIRAAVERVDTLDLLINNAGVARFDDLSDRAVLEQHLAVNLFGAYGMTQACLPLLTRSHGAIVIVLSLTAVAPLPFVPAYSISKAAAFSLSQSLRAVLAGQGVRAHAVLAGAVDTEMSRDFAVPKAPPESVARAILDGVANGEEEIFPDPMSAPLAAPWRGGALKALEREFAALANATPEAA, encoded by the coding sequence ATGACAATCACAGACAGGGCCGTGCTGGTGACGGGCGCCAATCGCGGCATCGGGCAAGCGCTGGTCGAAGAAGCCTTGCGGCGCGGTGCGCGCCGGGTATACGCCGGCACGCGTCAGCCCCTGGTCCACCCGGACACACGCGTCACGCCCCTACTGCTGGACGTGACCAACGCGGCACAGATTCGGGCAGCGGTCGAGCGGGTCGACACGCTTGACCTCCTCATCAACAATGCCGGGGTGGCCCGCTTCGATGACTTGAGCGATCGGGCCGTGCTCGAACAGCACCTTGCCGTCAACCTCTTCGGCGCCTATGGCATGACCCAGGCGTGCCTGCCGCTGCTTACGCGCTCGCACGGCGCGATCGTCATCGTGCTGTCGCTGACGGCCGTCGCCCCGCTGCCGTTCGTTCCGGCCTACTCGATCTCCAAGGCGGCCGCGTTCTCGCTGTCCCAGTCGCTACGGGCCGTGTTGGCCGGGCAGGGCGTGCGGGCGCATGCCGTCCTGGCCGGCGCCGTGGATACCGAGATGTCCCGAGACTTCGCCGTCCCGAAGGCCCCCCCGGAGTCCGTCGCCCGCGCCATCCTCGACGGCGTGGCGAACGGCGAGGAGGAGATCTTCCCGGATCCCATGTCGGCGCCGCTGGCTGCGCCTTGGCGTGGCGGCGCCCTCAAGGCGCTCGAGCGTGAGTTTGCGGCTCTCGCCAATGCGACGCCCGAAGCCGCATGA
- a CDS encoding SRPBCC domain-containing protein, producing MSSQNFTTTFSVDQTPEEAFAAITNVRGWWSGEIEGSTDRLGEEFTYRYEDVHYTKQKITELIPGKKVVWRVLDAYLNFSKDPGEWTGTEITFDVSRKGKRTEVRFTHLGLVPEFECFDSCSSAWGVYINGSLRRLITTGEGQLNSNEEGMVSQPAV from the coding sequence ATGAGCAGCCAAAACTTCACCACCACCTTTTCGGTGGACCAAACACCGGAAGAAGCCTTCGCCGCCATCACGAACGTTCGTGGCTGGTGGTCGGGAGAGATTGAAGGGAGTACCGACAGGCTGGGCGAGGAGTTCACCTACCGGTACGAGGATGTCCACTACACCAAACAAAAGATCACGGAACTCATCCCTGGCAAGAAGGTCGTTTGGCGGGTGTTGGACGCCTATCTCAACTTCAGCAAAGACCCGGGCGAGTGGACGGGCACGGAGATCACCTTTGACGTCTCGCGCAAGGGGAAGCGAACGGAGGTCCGCTTCACGCACCTGGGCCTGGTTCCGGAGTTTGAATGCTTCGATTCCTGTTCAAGCGCATGGGGCGTCTATATCAATGGGAGTCTCAGGCGCTTGATTACGACCGGTGAAGGGCAGCTCAACTCGAACGAAGAAGGTATGGTCTCCCAACCGGCGGTCTGA
- a CDS encoding bifunctional nuclease family protein, whose protein sequence is MVEMTIESIRVSLMNYQRVVILKEKDAERYLPIWIGPAEADAIAVRLQDVQVPRPLTHDLLRSVIDSLGAQVSSVVVNDISSDTYYARIVLEVNGNSVEIDSRPSDAIALAVRARVPIYADESVLEKAGVKISEDESAAGALEMTAPVKEEELERMSAFRDFIEGLDLDDFDKRRR, encoded by the coding sequence GTGGTTGAGATGACGATCGAGAGCATCCGCGTCTCGCTGATGAACTACCAGCGCGTCGTCATCCTCAAAGAGAAGGACGCGGAACGCTACCTGCCGATCTGGATCGGCCCGGCCGAGGCCGACGCGATCGCCGTCCGCCTGCAGGACGTGCAGGTGCCACGCCCGCTCACCCACGACCTGCTGCGCTCAGTGATCGACTCGCTCGGCGCCCAGGTGTCTTCGGTCGTCGTCAACGACATCTCCAGCGACACCTACTACGCCCGCATCGTGCTCGAGGTGAACGGCAACTCCGTCGAGATCGACTCGCGCCCCAGCGACGCGATCGCCCTCGCCGTGCGCGCCCGCGTGCCGATCTACGCCGACGAGAGCGTGCTGGAGAAGGCCGGCGTCAAGATCAGCGAGGACGAGAGCGCGGCGGGCGCCCTGGAGATGACGGCGCCGGTCAAAGAGGAAGAGCTGGAGCGGATGTCCGCCTTCCGCGACTTCATCGAAGGGCTCGACCTGGACGACTTCGATAAGCGCCGGCGCTAG
- a CDS encoding DUF951 domain-containing protein: MDDIVRLRKAHPCGGTDWRVVRLGADIGLRCLTCNRRVLLDRSTLDRRLKSFVERGPYDPRDPFNASGKAADT; this comes from the coding sequence ATGGACGACATCGTGCGGCTGCGCAAGGCACACCCTTGCGGCGGCACGGACTGGCGCGTGGTGCGGCTCGGCGCCGACATCGGCCTGCGCTGCCTCACCTGCAACCGCCGCGTGCTGCTCGATCGCAGCACGCTGGACCGGCGGCTGAAGAGCTTCGTCGAACGCGGCCCCTACGACCCGCGCGACCCCTTTAACGCCAGCGGCAAAGCCGCCGATACATAA